Below is a genomic region from Citrobacter tructae.
AAGTACGGTTCCGCTGCTGGAGGTGATGATCACCGTACTGTTCGCTTCGGCAACGCCGGTCAGTGCGGTCCCGTTGGCGTTTACCGTCAGGCCGGTTGGAATACCCGGTGCGACGGTATCGACCACAATTGCGGTGGCAGACGATAGCCCGCTGGTATTACCTGCGGCATCTGTTGCTGTGATGGTGAAGGAATGCGTTCCCTGACCCAGCGCCGTAGGTGGCGTGTAATTCCAGTTGCCACTGCCGTCCGCCGTTACGCTGGTTACCAGGATGCCATTATCATAAATATCGACTCGCGCGTTAACTTCCGTGGTGCCGTTTAACGTTGGGCGTGCGTCATTGGTAGGCTGATTGCTGCCAATCACCCCGGTGTTGGGCCCGACATCATCAACAATACTGCTAATTGATGGCTGCGTGGGGGCGGTGCTATCTACGTTAATGGTGAAGCCCGCCGACGCACTGCTGATATTGCCTGCCGCGTCGGTGGCGGTGACGGTAAAGGTATGTGCGCCATTTACCAGCGGTGTGGTGGGGGTAAACACCCAACTGTTATTACTTTGCACCAGCGCCGTGCCCAGCAGGGTGCTTCCGTCATAGATACTGACGGTGCTGCCCGCTTCGGCGGTACCGTTGAGCGTTGGTCGGGCATCGTTAGTCAGTTGCCCGTTATTAAGCCCCGCGTTGAACACACCGCCTGCGACGTCATCCACAACCGAGGTCAGGAGCGGCGCTGATGGCGCGATCGTGTCAACGTTGATAATAAATTCGCTTGAAATGGGACTGACGTTCCCGGCGGCATCCGTGGCAATCGCGGTAAAGACATGCTGGCCGTTACCCAACGTGGTGAGCAGATATTCCCAGGAGCCATCTATCGTTGCCGTTACCGTAGTCAGCAGCGTGCCATTGTCGTAAATGGCAATCCGGGCGTTAGCCTCTGCCGAACCGCTCAGTACGGGGCGGGTGTCGTTGGTCCAGGCACCACTCGACAGCGTACCGGTGCCCGGAAGTACGTCATCAAATGCCTGAATGATGGTCGGTGCCAGCGGGATGATAGTGTCTACAATGAGGGCAAACCCGGCAGACGAAGAGCTGACGTTGCTGGCCGCGTCCGTAGATGTCACTGTCAGCGTGTGGTTACCGTTGCTCAGCGCTGTTCCCGGCGTGAAAATCCATGCTCCGCCCCCGTCTGCCGAAACGGTGCCGATCAGCGTACCGTTGTCGTAAATTTTGACCGTTGAATTGGCCTCCGCCGTGCCGCTGAGGGTAGGGCGCGCATCGTTTGTCGCCTGACCGTTGTTCAGATTTCCGGTCAGCGGACCGACATCATCGGTGACCTGAGTGATAATTGGTGCGTTCGGCGATACGGTATCAATCGTGAGCGTAAAGCCAGTAGAGGCAGAACTGGTATTGCCCGCGCTGTCGGTGGCGGTAACGGTCAGCGTATGAGGACCGTTACTCAGCGCAGCCGTTGGGGTAAAACTCCAAGTGCCGCCTGCGCCGACGGTGGTGGTGCCAATGGGCTGACCGTCGCTCAGGACGGTAATGGTTGCGCCAACTTCACCGCTGCCACTCAGTGCCGGGCGGGTTTCGTTCGTCGTTTGACCGTTACTGATCGGCCCAGTGGTAGGGGCCGTGTTGTCTTGCACCGTACTGATGACCGGCGCTACGGGAGCAATAGAATCCAGTTCAAGGGTAAAGGATGAAGACGCTCCCCCGGTATTACCGGCCAGATCGGTGGCCGTTGCGGTGAAGACGTGCTGCCCCTGACCTAGCGCGTTTTCCGGTGTAAAAGTCCAGTTGCCCGATTCGTCTACCTGTGCAGTACCTATTGCGACGCCCTTATCTTTTATCGTGATCGTCGCACCGGCTTCCCCTTTGCCGTTCAGCGTAGGCTGTGCGTCGTTGGTCAGTTGCCCGTTAGCCAGCGATGTATTACCAGGTTGATCGTCAATGACTGAGGTGATGAGCGGTGCGGCGGGCGGTAGCGTGTCGACGACCAGTACGAACGGTGGCGTCGCTGGGCTGATGTTGCCTGCGCCATCCGTGACGGTTGCCGTCAGCGAGTGGTTGCCTTCACTGAGCGCAGGGGCTGGCGTAAAACTCCAGTTGCCACTTCCGTCGCTGATCACCGTGCCGATCACTGCGCCATTATCGCGAATAGTGACCACAGAGTCTGCTTCGGTGACACCAGCAAACGTCGGGGTGTTATCGTTGGTTGACTGCCCGGAGGTGAGTGTCTGGGTCGTGCCAACGTTGTCCGTTACCGTCACAATGGACGGCGCGTCCGGGACTAAGGTATCGACAATGATCCGAAAATCGTCGGATGCGACTCCCTGATTACCCGCCGCGTCGGTGGCGCGCACGGTGAAGTCATGCGTGCCTTCTCCCAATCCTTCTGCTGGAGTAAAGCTCCAGAATCCGTTGCTGTTTACCGTGGTTGTGGCATAAGCGATACCGTTATCGTAGAGGGTGATGGTTGCGCCCGCTTCGCCGGTTCCGTTTAAGGTTGGGCGTGAGTCATTGGTAATTTGCCCTTTATCCAGCGACCCGGTGCCAGGTGAAGCGTCGTCGATAATGCTGGTGATGGTCGGTGCCAGTGGCGCGGTGGTGTCGATGGTAATGGCATAATTGGGTGACTGGCCGCTGGATATTGAGTTGACGGTTTGTGACACGCTGAAATTATAAGTTGTGCCGTTTGTCAGCGCCGTAGGCAGTTGATAACTCCATGCGCCAGAAACGGCATCGGCAGTTACCGTGGTGAGGAGTGCGCCGTTCTGGAAAATGCTGACCGTTGCTCCCGCCGTGGCGGTTCCTTGCAACAGCGGTAAGGTGTCGTTGGTGGTTTTACCGTTGCCGATAAAGCCCATGCCGGGGGCAACGTCGTCCACGATGTCAAGAGTCGGCGGGTGTGGCACGCTGGATGTGGCAGCGGTAAACGGCGTGGGATTGCTCTGGTTACCCGCAGGATCCTGGGCGATGGCATTCAGTGCCTGACCTGCCGTTTGCGCCGGTGAAATCGTGATGGAGTAATTTCCTGAACCGTCTGTGACTCCCTGACCGAGAATCGTCGTTCCGTTGCGAATAATGACGGTGCTGCCAATTTCGGCCGTACCGCTTACCTGTGTACCATCAGGGTTAATGCTAGTAACGATTGGGTCGCCGGGGGGCAGCGTATCAACCTTCAACGTCACCGGATTGCCTGCCGCCAGCACGTTACCAGCGGCATCTTCGGCACCGAAAGTTAGCGTGTGGGTGGTATTTGGTGTGAGGGAAACATCCACACTCCAGGTGCCATTTGCGGCAACGGTGGCAGTAGCAACAGGATTGCTACCCTCATAAATGAATACGGTACTGCCCGGCGTGCCGGTCCCACTAATCGTCGGGGTGGTATCGTCCGTCACACCGCCGCTGGTCAGTGAACCGGTAATGACCCCGACGTTATCCTGAATATTCGTTACCTGCGGCTGAGTCAGCGTTGTTGTGTTAACCGTAAACGAGACGCTGTTTGAGCTGCCGCTGGCGTTACCTGCCGCATCGGTGGCGGTGGCGGTCAGTGTGTAGCTTCCGTTTGCTAGCGCAGTTCCGGGAGTGATACTCCAGACGCCGCCAACCACCGTTGTGGTGCCGATCACCGTACTGCCGTTGTACAGGGTGATGATGTCTCCGCTGATGCCGGTTCCGCGAATGGTTGGGGTTGTGTCATCGGTTATCGCGTTGGGGGCGAGATCCCCCTGGAAACCGCCGACGTTATCATTGGCGGCGATAATAACCGGAGGAGCAGATGGCGTGGTGTCGATTTCCAGGTTGGTCGCTACTGATGGCAGGCTGACGTTGCCAGCTGGATCGGTTGCGGTGACGGTTATCTGGTAACTGCCTGGGGCTACAGGGGCGGGGGGCGTAAAGCTCCAGGTGCCGTCTGCGCCAACCGTTGCCGTACCTTGCAATGGCGGAGTACCGCTAAGATAAATGGTAATCAGATCCCCGGCGCTTCCCGTACCGCTAAAGGTTGGCGTGGTATCGTTGGTGATGCCGTTGGTGATAATTCCGGTTATCGGATTGGCATCATCAGTGATGGTCGGTGGTTCGGGTTTCGCTGGTGGTAGATTATCCACCGTCAGCGTAAAGCCAGCGGATGGGATCCCCACATTGCCTGCTACGTCAGTCGCCGTGGCGGTGAATTTGTGTGGGCCGTCCAGAAGCGGAGCGTCTGGCGTAAAAGTCCATGTCCCATTTGGCTGTACGAGGGTAGTGCCAATCGGGGCGTTATTATCATAAATAGTAATGGTTGCACCCGGTTCGCCGGTTCCGGAAAGTGTGGGTTCGACGCTTTTCGTGCTGCCACCGTTAATCAGCGTCTGTGTGGTGCTGCCAACCAGACCTTCCGCTGATGAGATGACAGGGGCGACGGGGGGAGTTGTATCAATGGTCAGCGTGAAGTTCCCGGCGCTACTGGCGTTACCCGCCGCGTCGGTTGCGATAGCCGACAGCGTATGTGGCCCTTCACTCAACGGTTGAGTAACCTGGAAACTCCAGCTTCCTCCTGCCAGGACCGTGGTGGTACCTATTGGCGTGGCACCATCGTAGAGCGTAATGGTAGAGCCGGCTAACCCGGTACCTTTCAGCAGCGGCAGGGTATCGTTTGAACGGCTATTGGTGCTCAGATCGACGGGTGAATTCCCAACGTCGTCCGTGGCGCTCACAATGACGGGCGCTGTGGGTGCCAGGGTATCAACGGTCACGATGACAGGATTGGGGGAAGTGACAACGTTCCCGGCGGCATCCGTTGCGGTCACCGTAAAACGGTGGACACGATCGTCAAGCGCCTCATCTGTTGGGACGGTATAACTCCAGGTGCCCGACCTGTCGATAAAAAAGACTGCCATTTGCAGGCCATTATCATACAGCGTTACCAGCGAGCCGGGCTCACCGGTTCCTGAGATTGTTGGCGTTTTGTCGTTGGTGATCCAGTTGTTATTGGCGATATCTCCGGTGATGCTGCCAACGTCATCGCTGATAAGCGTAATGGCCGGTACGCTGGGGGCTATGCTGTCGACAATGATTTTCCAACTGGCGGCAGTGCTGGTGTTGTTGGCGGCATCGGTTGCCGTTACCGTAAAGACATGCGCACCCTGGCTCAGCGCCGTGGTGGGGGTGTAGTTCCAGTTGCCGTTGATATCGGCGGTGACAGTGGTTAACAAAATGCCATTATCATAAATTTTGACCTGAGACCCTGCCTCGGCGGTGCCCTCGATTTTGGGTTTATCGTCGTTAGTGGATCCGTTGTTACTAATGGGGCCGGTGAAATCAGCGACATCGTCAGTGACGGCGATAATAATAGGTTGGTTTGGCGCGGTGAGATCCGGGGCAACAGCCGAAGTTGGCAGGCTTTCGTTGCCAGTGCTGTCCGTTGCGGTGACGTTTACTGTTTCATTGTTGATTTTCGCTGGGGTGATCTGGACGGTGAAATTGCCGCCGCTGTCCGCCTGACCCACGCCAATAGTAGCTCCGTTGCTGTCTTTGATGGTGACGGTGCTTCCCGCTTCAGCATGCCCGCTAACCGCTCCACCATTTCCTGCGACGAGAACATCTGTCGGTGCATCAGGAGCGGTGGTGTCCGGTGCGTTGACAGAGGCGTTACCGCCCTTGTTGCCTGCGGCATCGGTCGCATTTGCCGTAAGGGTCTCGCCGTTGGTTTGTGGCGGAACCAGCGTTGCGGTGAAATCCCCATCCGTATTGGCAGTTGCCGTTCCAATGATATTGCCATCCGGATCCAGAATATTGACCGTACTGCTGGGTTCGGCCTTGCCGGTGACCTGGTCGCCAGTGCCATTAACTAACAGGTTTGTTGGGGGTTGTGGCGCGGTAATGTCTGGCGCAAGCGCCGTTTCCGGCAGGCTTGGGTTTCCTGCCAGATCGGTCGCGATGGCTTTAATGGTTTCGCCATTGGTCTGCGGCGGGTTGATTGTGATGGTAAATGACCCATCCGCCCCGGCGACGCCGTTGCCGATAGGGTTATTGCTAGCGTCGGTGATCACCACGGTATTACCAGGCTCGGTCGTTCCGGTAACGACGGTTCCATCAGCAGATACGTTGAGATCATCAGGTGGCGACGGTGGCTGGGTGTCGATGCTGATATTGAACGCTGGTGACATGCCTCCTGTACCTGACTGGTTTGTCGCGGTGGCGCTGAAGGCGTGTAGCTCGTCTGATAACGGGGAGCTGGAAGTCCATGTCCAGTTGCCGTTACCGTCAGCCAGTACGCTGACGATAAGTATGCCGTTGTCGTAAATAGTAACCGTGCTGTTGGCGTCGGCGGTGCCGGAAAGCGTAGGGGTATCATCGTTGGTAGCCTGGTTGTTGCTCAATGACCCGGTTGATGGGTCGACGTTATCCATCACGCTGACGATAACCGGTACGCCAGGATAGCCAGAGTTCGTCGCATTGAATGGGGTATCTGGCCCGATGTTTCCTGCCTGGTCCTGAATCTTAGCGATTAGCGCTTCGCCGTGCGTTTGTGAGGGGGAAATCGCGATGGCGAAATTGCCGGTTTGATCGACCGTTATTGAACCCAGAACCTGATTATTGCTACCAATGATCATAACCAGGCTTCCTGCCTCTGCACGACCCATTACCGTCGTACCTTCAAGATTTACGCTTGATATAATCGCACCTTCCGGTGGCGTGGTATCAACGGTAAATGTTGGCACGGTTGTTTCGCTGCTCACGTTACCCGCAGCATCAGTTTGCGTCAGCGTCAGATTGTGAACACCATCGCTGAGCGGTATATCCGGTGTAAAAGTCCAGTTGCCATTGTCATCAACCAGGACCATGCCAATCAGAATACCGTTATCAGTGATGCTGATAAAACTACCTGCTTCGCCGGTGCCTGTGAGCGTCGGTGTGGCATCGTCGGTCACACCGTTATTGCCTATCAGGCCTGTAATGGAGCCGACATTGTCAGTTTCTTCTGTGACCAAAGGGGCATCCGGGGCCAGCGTATCGACGATAATGTCCCAACTGTCCGACATTTCGCTGTTGCCCGCATTATTTGAGGCGCTGACGGTAAACTGGTGAGTGCCGTCTGCGAGCGGAGATGAGGGGGTAAACGACCAGTTGCCGTTTGCATCTACAGTGACCTGGCCTATTTCGATGCCATTATCAAAAATATGTAGGGTGGCATTCGCGGGGCCGGTACCCAAGAGTGTAGGTCTGTTGTCGTTGGTCGATTCCTGTTGATTAACGAGGCCGGTAATCAGTTCCTGGTCATCAAGTACGCTGGTGATAACGGGCACGTCTGGCACGTTGGGGGTTGTCGTTGGTGGCTCACCGTCATCGCCGCCTCCATTACCGTTGCCGCCACTACCATTGCCATTGCCACCATTACCGTTTCCAGCGTTGTTGTCGCTCCCGCCACCACCACCTCCACCACCACCACCCGCAGCGAGGCCTATTCCACCAGCGACCGCGATCCCACCAAGAACCCAGGGCCATACAGCGCCACCTTCATGGCTGCCTTCGGTCGTCATCAGCGGAGTGAGATCGTCCAGATGCTGGAAGTGGAAAGCGCCATCAGTATCCTGAACCCACCACAGTGCGCCATTGCTATCTTCCAGAACGAGTTGGTTTTGCGCATCACCTTTTCCAGTGTAGAAATTTTTAATGGTGATGGTTTCACCTGAGCGGAGTGTGACCACCAGATCCTGGTTAATACGGGTCAGTTGGCTGATGTCCTCACGCGAAACTGACAACTTCACGATGGACGGTGTACTGAGCGTCACTTCTGAGGTTTCAACATTCGTGGATACACCAGTCAACTTTGATACAACGGCGAGATGACGCATATGTTCACTCCTGATGGCTTGCCGGGGGAATTAATCCGCAACAGCGTTCTGGGAAAATGAGCAGACAGGTGCCCCGTTCATCCTGAAGATGAATTTACACATGTGGTTTCATTGATTAGGTCATAGTGATGTTGGTTTTTTAGTAAATAAGAGTCGGCCTCGACGTTGAATAGTTCTTTTGTATTAGATGATATAGTCAGAAAGAAAGTATTCTGCAACTTATTCATAATAAAAACATATAGTGATATTTCAGGTAAATTAGAGTTGGCTGTTTTGCGGTGTAGGGTTTTTTATATCTTGTTGTATTTTAATGATTTTAATTGTTCATTACATGTGCTGGTATATAATAAACATCAGTAATAATAGTGTTATTTAAATGAGGGAGAAATAGAGTGAGACAGTTCTTGATGTTTTATTTTATTAGTCTATGAGCGGCAAGAAATAAATGCGTAAATTATTTGTTGTTTGAACGATTCAGCGATATTTAACTATAAGATTGGTGAATATATCGAGGTGGCTTCAATAACTAAAAAATAAGGACCAGTCCCATGATGAGAGACTGGTCACAAAAAATGGGTTATCTGCCAGCATTTTTCATAATACGTGCTTTGTCTACCTGCCACTCACGCTCTTTCACATCGGAGCGTTTGTCGTGCTGCTTCTTACCTTTAGCGACGCCAATTTTCACTTTGCACCAGGCATTTTTCCAGTACAGTGACAGCGCAACCACGGTGTAACCCTCGCGGTTCATTCGACCATATAGCGAGTCGAGCTCACGTTGGTTTAACAGTAGCTTACGGGTACGAGTGGGATCGCAGACCACGTGCGTTGAGGCAACCGCCATTGGGATGAAGTTGGCGCCAAACAGATAAGCTTCACCGTCTTTAAGAATGACGTAGCTGTCGCTAATGTTGGCTTTACCCGCGCGCAGGGATTTGACTTCCCAGCCCTGCAGAGCGAGTCCAGCTTCGAACTCTTCTTCGATAAAGTATTCGTGTCGTGCGCGCTTGTTAAGCGCGATTGTGGCTGAGCCAGGTTTGTGTGCTTTTTTCTTCGTCATAATGCCGCTCAGTATAGGTAATCTGGAATCGAAAAACACCCCATTTCATCCAGCGGGGCGCAAGGCGCTATCTTAGCACGAGTTGGGCTATAGCGTTTTTTTTAGCGGATGATAAATGGTATTATTTGCTCGATTGATATAGATGGAAATTGTTATGCCTCAGATTAGCCGGACCGCTTTAGTGCCTTACAGTGCGGAACAGATGTATCAGCTAGTGAATGATGTTAAATCCTATCCCCAGTTTTTACCGGGTTGCACCGGAAGCCGCGTTCTGGAGTCGACTCCGGGACAGATGACGGCAGCGGTGGATGTTTCTAAAGCAGGGATTAGCAAAACGTTCACCACGCGCAATCAGTTGACTAATAACCAGAGTATCTTGATGCATCTGGTCGATGGTCCTTTCAAAAAACTCATTGGTGGGTGGAAGTTTACGCCGCTCAGTCAGGACGCGTGCCGCATTGAGTTTCAGCTCGATTTTGAGTTTACTAACAAGCTCATCGAACTGGCATTTGGCCGTATCTTCAAAGAGCTGGCGTCGAACATGGTGCAGGCCTTCACAGTGCGTGCGAAAGAGGTTTACAGTGTCAGTGTCGGCTAAAATGGTCGTCGAAGTCGCGTACGCGCTACCCGACAAACAATATTTACAGCGCGTGACGCTGCAAGAGGGTGCAACGGTTGAAGAGGCTATTCGCGCTTCTGGATTGTTGGAATTACGTCCTGATATCGATCTCAGCAAAAACAAAGTGGGGATCTACAGTCGACCGGTAAAACTTGCTGATGTTGTATACGACGGCGATCGGGTAGAAATCTACCGACCATTGATTGCCGATCCGAAAGAGTTACGCAGGAAGCGGGCTGAGAAATCCGCCAACAAATAACAGACAGTAAAAAGGTGCTCATTGAGCACCTTTTTTGATCTCTCAAACCTATTTGTTGTCGGTCAGGGCAGGTTTGTTATCAATGTTGGTCAATACGCCACTGCTATTAAAGGTCAGCGTCAGTGTTTGTTGCGTTACGCCTTCATGTCCAGGCTGTTGACGGAACACATAAAACCAGGTGTTGGTGCCAAAAGGATCGGACATCATTGGCGTACCCAGAGCATAAGCAACCTGCTGTTGCGTCATACCCACACGAACTTTGGATACATCGTTAGCAGTCAGATAGTTTCCCTGGTTGATGTCAGGACGGTAAACCACTCGCTCCAGAGTGGAACAGCCTGCGGTCAACATCAGTAGTACTGCTGCAGCAGCAGTCAGCGTTTTACAGCGCATAGTGATTTGATTCCTTTTCGGGCCCGAGCAGTACGCGGCTCATATGTAATATGCCGATGATAATAGACCTTTCATCACTTTAAAACCTTTTGCTGTCGGGTCGGACGGCGATTTTATGTTGAACTCAGACCGTTACAAGAGAAAAAAGTTTACGCAGCCAGCAGTTCTTTTGCATTTGCGAGGGTATTGCGTGTGACTTCGCTGCCGCCAAGTAAGCGGGCGAGTTCCTGCAGACGCGCGCGTTTATCCAGCGGTTGCATATGCGTTTCGGTCATCGCGCCATCGGTTTCTTTGCTGACATAGAAGTGTTGGTGCCCACAACCGGCAACCTGCGGCAGGTGCGTGACGCACATGACCTGCGTGGATTCTCCCAGTTGGCGCAGCAACTTGCCCACAACTGCCGCTGTCGGACCACTAATACCAACGTCTACTTCATCGAAAATTAGCGCCGGCGTTTCCATTTTACGTGCGGTGATTACCTGGATTGCCAGTGCGATACGCGACAGTTCCCCGCCGGATGCGACTTTCGCAATAGGCTGTAACGGTTGACCTGGGTTAGTGGTGACCTTAAATTCAATGCGATCGGCACCGTCTATGCTCAGATGGTGTTCATCGAACTTCACGTCAATGCAAAAGAGTCCGTGTGGCATAGAAAGTGCGTGCATACTCTCTGTAATGAGCTGCCCCAGTTCCTGAGCAAAATGCTGGCGTTGGTGATGCAGCGTCTTTGCTGTTTCCAGTGCCTGCTGGTGGTGATTGTTCACCGCCAGGGTTAGGGTTTCGAGTGAATCAGCCTGATCGTCAAGCTGCTGTTGCTCATCCAGCAGGGACTGATAGAACTGCGGTAGCGCTTCCGGTGCGACATGATGTTTGCGCGCCAGAGAGATTTGTTTAGAGATGCGCTGCTCAAGTTCGAATAACCGGTTAGGGTCCAGATCCAGCCGATCGCAATAGTGGCGCAATTCGTCGCTGGCCTCGCTGAGCTGGATGGTTGCCTCTTCGAGCATGTTCAGAATACCGGAAAGCTTACCGTCCAAGCATGCCAGTTCGCTCACCAGCTGCTTTGCTGTATACAACTGGCTTTGCAGATTAGCGTCTTCGCCATCTGCCATGATAGCCAGCGCTTGTTGGCTGGTGGTGAGCAGCTGTCCGCTGTTAGCCAGACGCTTGTATTCTTCATCGATCTGCTCAAACTCACCTGGCTGCGGATTAAATTCGTTCAGTTCTTTCAACTGATATTGCAACAGCTCTGCCCGGGCTGCACGCTCCTGGCTTTGTTGTTGATGATGCGCCAGATCGCGACAGCTCTGATGCCACAGTTGATAGCGTGCCGCCATTTCCTGAATCAGTGAGGCTTCATTGGCGTAGCCGTCCAGCAGGGATTTTTGATGTTCAGATTTCGTCAGGAGTTGATGCGCGTGCTGGCC
It encodes:
- a CDS encoding BapA/Bap/LapF family large adhesin; translated protein: MRHLAVVSKLTGVSTNVETSEVTLSTPSIVKLSVSREDISQLTRINQDLVVTLRSGETITIKNFYTGKGDAQNQLVLEDSNGALWWVQDTDGAFHFQHLDDLTPLMTTEGSHEGGAVWPWVLGGIAVAGGIGLAAGGGGGGGGGGSDNNAGNGNGGNGNGSGGNGNGGGDDGEPPTTTPNVPDVPVITSVLDDQELITGLVNQQESTNDNRPTLLGTGPANATLHIFDNGIEIGQVTVDANGNWSFTPSSPLADGTHQFTVSASNNAGNSEMSDSWDIIVDTLAPDAPLVTEETDNVGSITGLIGNNGVTDDATPTLTGTGEAGSFISITDNGILIGMVLVDDNGNWTFTPDIPLSDGVHNLTLTQTDAAGNVSSETTVPTFTVDTTPPEGAIISSVNLEGTTVMGRAEAGSLVMIIGSNNQVLGSITVDQTGNFAIAISPSQTHGEALIAKIQDQAGNIGPDTPFNATNSGYPGVPVIVSVMDNVDPSTGSLSNNQATNDDTPTLSGTADANSTVTIYDNGILIVSVLADGNGNWTWTSSSPLSDELHAFSATATNQSGTGGMSPAFNISIDTQPPSPPDDLNVSADGTVVTGTTEPGNTVVITDASNNPIGNGVAGADGSFTITINPPQTNGETIKAIATDLAGNPSLPETALAPDITAPQPPTNLLVNGTGDQVTGKAEPSSTVNILDPDGNIIGTATANTDGDFTATLVPPQTNGETLTANATDAAGNKGGNASVNAPDTTAPDAPTDVLVAGNGGAVSGHAEAGSTVTIKDSNGATIGVGQADSGGNFTVQITPAKINNETVNVTATDSTGNESLPTSAVAPDLTAPNQPIIIAVTDDVADFTGPISNNGSTNDDKPKIEGTAEAGSQVKIYDNGILLTTVTADINGNWNYTPTTALSQGAHVFTVTATDAANNTSTAASWKIIVDSIAPSVPAITLISDDVGSITGDIANNNWITNDKTPTISGTGEPGSLVTLYDNGLQMAVFFIDRSGTWSYTVPTDEALDDRVHRFTVTATDAAGNVVTSPNPVIVTVDTLAPTAPVIVSATDDVGNSPVDLSTNSRSNDTLPLLKGTGLAGSTITLYDGATPIGTTTVLAGGSWSFQVTQPLSEGPHTLSAIATDAAGNASSAGNFTLTIDTTPPVAPVISSAEGLVGSTTQTLINGGSTKSVEPTLSGTGEPGATITIYDNNAPIGTTLVQPNGTWTFTPDAPLLDGPHKFTATATDVAGNVGIPSAGFTLTVDNLPPAKPEPPTITDDANPITGIITNGITNDTTPTFSGTGSAGDLITIYLSGTPPLQGTATVGADGTWSFTPPAPVAPGSYQITVTATDPAGNVSLPSVATNLEIDTTPSAPPVIIAANDNVGGFQGDLAPNAITDDTTPTIRGTGISGDIITLYNGSTVIGTTTVVGGVWSITPGTALANGSYTLTATATDAAGNASGSSNSVSFTVNTTTLTQPQVTNIQDNVGVITGSLTSGGVTDDTTPTISGTGTPGSTVFIYEGSNPVATATVAANGTWSVDVSLTPNTTHTLTFGAEDAAGNVLAAGNPVTLKVDTLPPGDPIVTSINPDGTQVSGTAEIGSTVIIRNGTTILGQGVTDGSGNYSITISPAQTAGQALNAIAQDPAGNQSNPTPFTAATSSVPHPPTLDIVDDVAPGMGFIGNGKTTNDTLPLLQGTATAGATVSIFQNGALLTTVTADAVSGAWSYQLPTALTNGTTYNFSVSQTVNSISSGQSPNYAITIDTTAPLAPTITSIIDDASPGTGSLDKGQITNDSRPTLNGTGEAGATITLYDNGIAYATTTVNSNGFWSFTPAEGLGEGTHDFTVRATDAAGNQGVASDDFRIIVDTLVPDAPSIVTVTDNVGTTQTLTSGQSTNDNTPTFAGVTEADSVVTIRDNGAVIGTVISDGSGNWSFTPAPALSEGNHSLTATVTDGAGNISPATPPFVLVVDTLPPAAPLITSVIDDQPGNTSLANGQLTNDAQPTLNGKGEAGATITIKDKGVAIGTAQVDESGNWTFTPENALGQGQHVFTATATDLAGNTGGASSSFTLELDSIAPVAPVISTVQDNTAPTTGPISNGQTTNETRPALSGSGEVGATITVLSDGQPIGTTTVGAGGTWSFTPTAALSNGPHTLTVTATDSAGNTSSASTGFTLTIDTVSPNAPIITQVTDDVGPLTGNLNNGQATNDARPTLSGTAEANSTVKIYDNGTLIGTVSADGGGAWIFTPGTALSNGNHTLTVTSTDAASNVSSSSAGFALIVDTIIPLAPTIIQAFDDVLPGTGTLSSGAWTNDTRPVLSGSAEANARIAIYDNGTLLTTVTATIDGSWEYLLTTLGNGQHVFTAIATDAAGNVSPISSEFIINVDTIAPSAPLLTSVVDDVAGGVFNAGLNNGQLTNDARPTLNGTAEAGSTVSIYDGSTLLGTALVQSNNSWVFTPTTPLVNGAHTFTVTATDAAGNISSASAGFTINVDSTAPTQPSISSIVDDVGPNTGVIGSNQPTNDARPTLNGTTEVNARVDIYDNGILVTSVTADGSGNWNYTPPTALGQGTHSFTITATDAAGNTSGLSSATAIVVDTVAPGIPTGLTVNANGTALTGVAEANSTVIITSSSGTVLGTATANAAGNFTFTLNPPQISGQTLLVSAQDAAGNIGTPGNVLAPFTGVPPAPIISSVFDDVGTITGLIAAGKTTNDTRPALSGTAQANAIVSLYNNGSLMGTTTADGNGLWSFTPSGALSEGNHAFTATATNANGASGLSGSFSVIVDTTPPPAPSVLISADGGTVSGIAEAGSTVTISLPGGGSVTAIANSSGVYSVTLPVRQIEGQSLSATATDAAGNTSSPTNIIAPVLPLLAEDNITRLALQTDVTVTNEHKSDYGFLLVDALGNVANVLGDNTAAVNFSIQPGGSGSITINAAATGIVLSLLSTMEIVIQRFDSTLNAWVTVVDTGKPDFADLLTLSASGVTLNYDKLTGGDYRVVSYNTSLLATGAFTSLDVAVVKTSAGTITGGLTGSGNIITDTDPTNGQDNAPSGTRVTSITDGNGNTVNIPAGGADIQGKYGILHINQDGSYTYTLTNTSTSVYGRSESFTYTLTHGSDHSSAKLVVTLGQTPTTSTVTAADDVATLTYGTQVIAVEHLPSQQTGFTLANVGLGNVLDVSLVNGLTNPIKFNVDDGATRTLTVQANVLGVTLGGFDLYVYRFNDAIQQYEQYRVQPNWVTALLGGSSKAYTITLPGGDYLFLLNASGGLTLLTGYTLNIQADHTYAVDSLSTSTNGNILANDSAPANTVITEVNGVGVSGTGTTSIVGQYGTLTIDAKGNYTYTLKSGLGADSINTPDSFVYTVKAPNGDIGSASLNIKATPQALDAVNDTSSQMAVTTLQDTSQPFSDASVGSASWTTVLGPSSKSGSGFVEVAAGTAVQNVVLHFNVASLLTLGGLNVTWALYDSQGVKVAGDSFNGGLLIGGNLDIALNGLVLHAGNYRLDYTGNAGALGLGTITITPSVKGAIVDLDNFETAGANSVTGNIYDGDHIASVHTLLTVIGAGGSTATLDPLGSSTASATINGLYGKLTIGIDGHYTYALNSDVSLESIKTKETFTYTLNDQNGHTDTASLTIDMNPQIVSTVDADRLIGSVYGDTLIYHLLSANDATGGNGTTDTWANFSLAQGDKIDIGDLLVGWNGQNATLGNYLTVTTNGSNTVLSIDRDGTGTTYHSTTLVTLESVHITLDELVQQNHIVT
- the smpB gene encoding SsrA-binding protein SmpB, with product MTKKKAHKPGSATIALNKRARHEYFIEEEFEAGLALQGWEVKSLRAGKANISDSYVILKDGEAYLFGANFIPMAVASTHVVCDPTRTRKLLLNQRELDSLYGRMNREGYTVVALSLYWKNAWCKVKIGVAKGKKQHDKRSDVKEREWQVDKARIMKNAGR
- the ratA gene encoding type II toxin-antitoxin system toxin RatA — encoded protein: MPQISRTALVPYSAEQMYQLVNDVKSYPQFLPGCTGSRVLESTPGQMTAAVDVSKAGISKTFTTRNQLTNNQSILMHLVDGPFKKLIGGWKFTPLSQDACRIEFQLDFEFTNKLIELAFGRIFKELASNMVQAFTVRAKEVYSVSVG
- a CDS encoding RnfH family protein, giving the protein MVVEVAYALPDKQYLQRVTLQEGATVEEAIRASGLLELRPDIDLSKNKVGIYSRPVKLADVVYDGDRVEIYRPLIADPKELRRKRAEKSANK